The Candidatus Alcyoniella australis genome contains a region encoding:
- a CDS encoding M48 family metalloprotease — translation SPNAFTYGHTPQNARVVITQGLIKILEPEELESVVAHELGHARHWDILVMTLASMIPYIFYLIFRFGLNIGARSRRNGLPFVVMAIASFVLYIVSNYIVLFISRSREYYADRFGGVVTSNPNALSSSLVKIAYGLASMDPIVAKQPAAEQTKSRQRSERLSAMKSIGIFDPGKATNLAMASFRGPNSLNPQGVVQAMQWDLWNPWALYYELGSTHPLPAKRIQALGKLAEHLHQQPLVHFDQHKPESFWDEFFVDLLFKFAPMLLALIGALIGGAALASTGNPGPLVGLAMLGYSLGYLVRLLFSYRGGEYPNMSVAALLSRIKVSNVRPVPCTMTGRVIGRGVPGLIWSEDMVLQDRSGFMFLDYRQPLRIIEFLFGLFRTKWLIGQDVTVQGWYRRAPTPFLEIKQIITADGRRKRSYVYYVKWVWAALAFALSFIVGLGLTFFAL, via the coding sequence ACTCGCCCAACGCCTTCACCTACGGCCACACCCCGCAAAACGCGCGGGTGGTAATCACCCAAGGGTTGATCAAAATCCTCGAGCCCGAGGAGCTGGAGTCGGTGGTGGCCCACGAGCTGGGGCACGCGCGGCATTGGGACATCCTGGTGATGACCCTGGCGAGCATGATTCCCTACATCTTCTATCTGATTTTCCGCTTCGGGTTGAACATCGGCGCGCGATCGCGGCGCAACGGCTTGCCGTTCGTGGTGATGGCGATAGCCAGCTTCGTGCTCTACATCGTCTCGAATTACATCGTGTTGTTCATCAGCCGCTCGCGCGAGTATTACGCCGACCGCTTCGGCGGGGTGGTCACATCCAACCCCAACGCGCTGTCCAGCTCGCTGGTCAAGATCGCCTACGGACTGGCATCGATGGACCCGATTGTGGCCAAGCAGCCCGCTGCCGAGCAGACCAAGTCCCGGCAACGCAGCGAGCGGCTTTCGGCAATGAAATCGATCGGCATCTTCGACCCGGGCAAGGCCACCAACCTGGCGATGGCCTCGTTTCGCGGTCCCAACTCGCTCAACCCCCAGGGCGTGGTCCAGGCCATGCAGTGGGACCTGTGGAACCCATGGGCGCTGTACTACGAGCTGGGCTCGACCCACCCGCTGCCCGCCAAGCGCATTCAGGCCCTGGGCAAGCTCGCCGAACATTTGCACCAACAGCCGCTGGTGCACTTCGACCAGCACAAACCCGAGAGCTTCTGGGACGAGTTCTTCGTCGACCTGCTGTTTAAGTTCGCGCCGATGCTGCTGGCATTAATCGGCGCACTGATCGGCGGTGCGGCCCTGGCGAGCACCGGCAATCCCGGACCCCTGGTCGGGCTGGCAATGCTCGGCTACTCCCTGGGCTATCTTGTTCGGCTGCTGTTCTCCTACCGCGGCGGCGAATATCCGAACATGAGCGTGGCCGCGCTGCTAAGCAGGATCAAGGTCAGCAACGTGCGGCCGGTGCCTTGCACCATGACCGGGCGCGTGATCGGCCGCGGAGTGCCCGGCCTGATCTGGTCCGAGGACATGGTGCTGCAGGATCGTAGCGGATTCATGTTCCTGGACTACCGCCAGCCGCTACGGATAATCGAGTTTCTTTTCGGGCTGTTCCGCACCAAATGGCTGATCGGCCAGGACGTGACCGTCCAGGGCTGGTACCGTCGCGCACCCACCCCGTTTCTGGAGATCAAACAGATCATCACCGCCGATGGCAGGCGCAAGCGCAGCTACGTGTACTACGTC